In a genomic window of Cynocephalus volans isolate mCynVol1 chromosome 1, mCynVol1.pri, whole genome shotgun sequence:
- the LOC134387181 gene encoding nucleolar and spindle-associated protein 1-like, with protein MTVPSLEKLDSFKYSDLQNLAKSLGLRANLRADKLLKALKVHLKHEARKENENQNESQTSASSCDENEIQISSQEQAERELVSHVTKTRRRHKAVHGNPDSQNQEKQENEDLRTTTTVPSLPDESQEDESAVSSGKSGINDLGNKNLKVPSKKKKSLYTDGFSKPGKKKRIATTTPNFKKFHEARFKEMESIDQYVERKKKHFEEHNLFNELKKHAVDKGGVVTPVPLRRRLSVAYTPISQQHTQGRSHGPARQSTLSLKGSVKRSALSATKISVRFSAATKDNEHKRSLTKTPARKSPHVTISGSTPKGQAVLRTHKLKTTKGNSAAVISPFKLTTAATQTPVSNKKPVFDLKASLSRPLNYEPHKGKLKPWGQSKENNSLNEHVNRVSFHKKTYKQPHLQTREEQRKKHKEEQKEKKAKVLGARRCLIMAED; from the coding sequence ATGACGGTCCCTTCCCTGGAGAAGCTGGACTCCTTCAAGTACAGTGACCTGCAGAACTTAGCCAAGAGTCTGGGCCTTCGGGCTAACCTGAGGGCAGACAAGTTGTTAAAAGCCCTGAAAGTCCACCTTAAACAcgaagcaagaaaagaaaatgagaatcagAATGAAAGTCAGACTTCTGCATCCTCTTGTGATGAGAATGAGATACAGATTAGCAGCCAGGAACAAGCTGAGAGAGAGCTGGTTAGCCATGTCACCAAAACGAGGAGAAGGCACAAGgcagtccatgggaaccctgacTCCCAGAATCAAGAAAAGCAGGAAAACGAGGATCTCAGAACAACTACAACAGTTCCTTCTCTTCCAGATGAGAGCCAAGAAGATGAGAGTGCAGTTTCCTCAGGAAAAAGTGGAATAAATGATTTAGGTAATAAAAACTTAAAGGTACCCTCCAAAAAAAAGAAGTCTCTCTACACAGATGGATTTTCCAaacctggaaaaaagaaaagaattgcaaCCACTACTCCAAACTTTAAGAAGTTTCATGAGGCTCGTTTTAAGGAGATGGAGTCCATTGATCaatatgttgaaagaaaaaagaaacattttgaagaacaCAATTTGTTTAATGAACTGAAGAAGCACGCTGTCGATAAGGGAGGAGTAGTGACTCCAGTTCCTCTAAGAAGAAGACTCTCCGTGGCTTATACTCCCATCAGCCAGCAGCACACACAAGGCAGGTCGCACGGCCCTGCAAGGCAGAGCACCCTGAGTCTCAAGGGGTCAGTCAAGCGCTCTGCGCTCTCTGCAACTAAAATAAGTGTCAGGTTTTCAGCTGCTACTAAAGATAATGAGCATAAGCGTTCACTGACCAAGACTCCAGCCAGAAAGTCTCCACATGTGACCATATCAGGAAGTACCCCAAAAGGCCAAGCTGTGCTCAGGACACACAAGTTAAAGACTACCAAGGGGAATTCTGCTGCTGTTATTTCCCCATTCAAGTTGACAACTGCAGCAACACAAACTCCAGTCTCCAATAAGAAACCAGTATTTGATCTCAAAGCAAGTTTATCTCGTCCCCTCAACTATGAGCCTCACAAAGGAAAGCTGAAACCATGGGGGCaatctaaagaaaataattctctgaATGAACATGTAAATAGAGTTAGTTTCCATAAGAAAACTTACAAACAACCTCATCTCCAGACCAGGGAAGAGCAACGGAAAAAacacaaggaagaacaaaaggagaagaaagcaaaggTCTTGGGAGCTCGAAGGTGCCTCATTATGGCTGAAGATTAA